From Onychostoma macrolepis isolate SWU-2019 chromosome 05, ASM1243209v1, whole genome shotgun sequence, one genomic window encodes:
- the LOC131540400 gene encoding uncharacterized protein LOC131540400 gives MDLLAVQLLCLEQMDRLLEDHTRDFLDLAPESPASPLSPSSSCPPVFLPSLPLPPPLKPANYSPPSPLMPVSPSAHPQSVPAMCSVPPPRNFQSPAPPRHADPLSPLPASKPWTTLRSSDPSAPPRLLAPSSPPWPVIPLAPPGSLQLRLGSSFPPALPSSSVAPAPPRSSGSLPPPQSLEPSALPWPCGSSVSLRLSICSVPPGSPSPAAQSPSVSPLVSSVPAPPWLIPPSTPPWATILAGLWIATWLLLLRAPPWLLPPSTSPWPYELCPFPIACPSRPCSTPTSKTPTLPPLLDCFCRRGDAPFREGAICHMLT, from the exons ATGGATCTGCTCGCCGTCCAACTCCTGTGCCTGGAGCAGATGGACCGTTTGCTGGAGGACCATACAAGGGACTTTCTAGATCTGGC ccctgaatctcctgcgtctccgctgTCTCCGTCCAGCTCATGTCCTCCTGTGTTCCttcccagcctccctctcccgccTCCTCTCAAACCAGCTAATTACTCGCCTCCATCtccgctgatgcctgtcagtccCTCGGCTCACCCTCAGTCAGTGCCTGCCATGTGCTCTGTTCCTCCGCCTCGGAActtccagtctccagctccGCCCAGACATGCGGATCCCCTGTCTCCACTTCCAGCCTCCAAGCCTTGGACTACACTTCGGTCCTCCGACCcatcggctccacctcggctcctagctccctcgtctccaccATGGCCCGTCATCCCActggctccaccgggctccctccagctccgccttg gctcctcctttCCTCCAGCTCTACCTTCATCCTCAGTCGCACCGGCTCCACCGCGATCTTCCGGATCCCTGCCTCCACCTCAGTCGCTTGAGCCTTCAGCTCTGCCTTGGCCCTGCGGATCCTCAGTTTCGCTCCGGCTCTCCATCTGCTCAGTTCCACCTGGGTCTCCATCTCCAGCAGCTCAGTCTCCATCAGTCAGTCCCCTGGTGTCATCGGTCcctgctccaccatggctcaTCCCGCCATCAACTCCACCGTGGGCCACCATCCTGGCTGGTCTCTGGATTGCCacctggctcctcctgctccgggctcctccctggctccttccTCCATCTACTTCACCCTGGCCCTATGAACTGTGCCCCTTTCCCATTGCCTGCCCTTCACGTCCCTGCTCCACgcccacctccaaaacccccaccctccctcctctgttggaCTGCTTTTGTCGTCGTGGGGACGCGCCATTCCGGGAGGGGGCGATATGTCACAtgttgacctag